The Listeria welshimeri serovar 6b str. SLCC5334 genome has a window encoding:
- a CDS encoding FusB/FusC family EF-G-binding protein — protein MKEFIEPYQYNFIKYQLANVSRAYRSANDTSTLKALKSLTEEKINELFPANVLEGHKELFSELHTITSTKEAEPFLEDLKAYVIPFVSPSDVKLKKIFAKTKKLKIPTWSKLDMRDYTFYGWNDIAQQRKYIVTYEDGNLVGVQGTISNEIQKGVCTICHTHSKVSLFMAKTKSASDGIYTTNGNYICHDSDVCNQQIKDRETLDEFIEVVKKRK, from the coding sequence ATGAAAGAGTTTATCGAACCATACCAATATAATTTTATCAAATATCAATTAGCAAATGTTTCACGCGCATACCGGTCTGCGAATGATACTTCGACTTTAAAGGCGTTAAAATCTTTAACAGAAGAGAAAATAAATGAGCTATTCCCGGCGAACGTGCTAGAAGGCCATAAAGAATTGTTTAGCGAGCTCCATACGATTACTTCAACTAAAGAAGCAGAACCATTTTTAGAGGATTTAAAAGCTTATGTGATTCCTTTTGTCTCGCCAAGTGATGTGAAACTTAAAAAAATATTTGCGAAAACGAAAAAATTAAAAATTCCTACTTGGTCTAAACTGGATATGCGCGACTATACTTTTTATGGTTGGAATGATATTGCTCAACAACGTAAGTATATCGTGACTTATGAGGATGGAAATTTGGTTGGCGTACAAGGAACTATTTCTAACGAGATTCAAAAAGGTGTTTGCACGATTTGTCATACACATTCCAAAGTATCGCTTTTTATGGCGAAAACAAAATCTGCGAGTGATGGAATTTATACGACAAACGGCAACTATATTTGCCATGATAGCGATGTTTGCAATCAACAAATAAAAGACCGCGAAACATTAGATGAATTTATTGAGGTTGTAAAGAAACGTAAATAA
- a CDS encoding pyruvate oxidase encodes MKKVKASETLVQTLKNWGIDHVYGLPGDSIDTVVDALRKEQEDIEFIHVRHEEVAALSAAAYAKLTGKIGVALSIGGPGAIHLLNGMYDAKMDHVPMLVLVGQVTTDVLNTGFFQEVNLPAVFEDVAVYNKQIDNPETLADVVDEAIRTAYKEKGVAVLTISNDIPAQAIKASLEAETVKFEQENPKLNEANIQEAVALIDKAEKPVILAGLGTKHAGPELIAFAEKAKIPIIHSLPAKTIIPDDHPNALGNLGKIGTKPAYEAMQETDLLLMFGNDYPYSDYLPKKAACVQIDIDPAKISKRYQATVGLVGDAAEIISNLTAKIAPVEERKFLQACQENMQEWWKWLEEDMTKTTDPIAPEVVMANIQKIADKDAVFSIDVGTATVWSTRYLHLTPENDFIVSAWLGTMGCGLPGAIAAKKAFPDRQAIAIVGDGGFSMVMQDFATAVGLNMPMIVVVLNNQQLSFIKYEQQSAGELNYAIDLPDINYAKFAESCGGIGFRVEKMADLESAFENAKLATKPVIIDVSVDSAAAPLPGKIVMDEALGYTKFEIQSVLEDHRFAKMPPLKTILRRFL; translated from the coding sequence ATGAAAAAAGTAAAAGCAAGTGAAACACTCGTACAAACACTGAAAAATTGGGGTATTGACCACGTTTACGGCTTACCCGGCGATTCGATTGATACAGTAGTCGACGCTTTAAGAAAAGAACAAGAGGATATTGAATTTATCCATGTTCGACACGAAGAAGTAGCCGCCTTATCTGCTGCAGCATATGCCAAACTAACTGGTAAAATTGGTGTTGCGTTATCCATTGGTGGACCAGGAGCAATCCATCTTTTAAATGGAATGTATGATGCAAAAATGGATCATGTACCAATGCTTGTTCTAGTTGGTCAAGTAACAACAGACGTCTTAAATACTGGTTTTTTCCAAGAAGTCAATTTACCAGCAGTTTTTGAAGATGTTGCTGTTTATAACAAACAAATTGATAATCCTGAAACGCTAGCAGATGTGGTTGATGAAGCAATTCGTACAGCCTATAAAGAAAAAGGTGTCGCAGTTTTAACCATTTCAAATGATATTCCAGCTCAAGCAATTAAAGCAAGTTTAGAAGCAGAAACAGTAAAATTTGAACAAGAAAATCCAAAACTAAACGAAGCAAACATTCAAGAAGCTGTGGCATTAATTGATAAAGCGGAAAAACCAGTTATCTTAGCAGGTTTAGGAACCAAACATGCTGGTCCAGAATTAATCGCCTTTGCAGAAAAAGCAAAAATCCCGATTATTCATTCTTTACCAGCAAAAACAATTATTCCAGATGATCACCCAAACGCACTCGGAAATCTTGGGAAAATAGGAACTAAACCAGCTTATGAAGCTATGCAAGAAACAGATTTACTTTTAATGTTTGGAAACGACTATCCATACAGCGACTATTTACCTAAAAAAGCCGCGTGTGTCCAAATTGACATTGACCCAGCAAAAATCAGCAAACGTTATCAAGCGACAGTTGGCTTAGTTGGCGATGCAGCCGAAATTATTAGCAATTTAACAGCAAAAATTGCACCTGTGGAAGAACGTAAATTCCTCCAAGCATGTCAAGAAAATATGCAAGAGTGGTGGAAATGGTTAGAAGAAGATATGACAAAAACAACTGATCCAATCGCTCCAGAAGTCGTTATGGCAAATATTCAAAAAATCGCTGACAAAGATGCTGTTTTCTCTATCGATGTAGGAACAGCAACCGTTTGGAGTACTCGTTATTTACATTTAACCCCAGAAAATGACTTTATCGTTTCAGCGTGGTTAGGTACTATGGGTTGCGGTTTACCAGGAGCTATCGCCGCCAAAAAAGCATTCCCAGACCGCCAAGCAATTGCCATCGTAGGTGATGGAGGCTTTTCTATGGTTATGCAAGATTTCGCAACTGCTGTAGGTCTCAATATGCCAATGATTGTCGTCGTGTTAAACAACCAACAACTATCCTTTATTAAATATGAACAACAATCTGCTGGCGAACTAAATTATGCCATTGACCTACCAGATATCAATTACGCAAAATTCGCCGAAAGTTGTGGCGGAATAGGCTTCCGAGTAGAAAAAATGGCCGACCTAGAAAGCGCCTTTGAAAACGCCAAACTAGCAACCAAACCAGTCATCATAGATGTTTCTGTAGATAGTGCAGCCGCTCCACTTCCAGGGAAAATCGTTATGGATGAAGCACTCGGTTACACTAAATTCGAAATTCAATCAGTTCTAGAAGACCATCGTTTCGCAAAAATGCCACCACTTAAAACAATTTTGCGCAGATTTTTATAA